In the Phaeobacter gallaeciensis genome, one interval contains:
- a CDS encoding ABC transporter ATP-binding protein, with product MAEVVLETHGLTMRFGGVVASNNVDFKLRARELRCLIGPNGAGKSTFFKCVTGLQTPTEGEVYMRGIETTHWIPHQIASLGVGIKTQTPNVMDSLSVFENIWLAARRFHDVQEANLKTQEIIERLALGSIARDDLGRLAHGERQRVELGLVAVGDPWLVLLDEPAAGMSAEDVERMTGIIHELNKTAAIIIVEHDMQFIRSIADMVTVFHQGEVLMEDHVDRVMSDPTVRNVYLGKKN from the coding sequence ATGGCTGAAGTTGTTCTTGAAACCCACGGGCTGACCATGCGCTTTGGCGGCGTAGTGGCGTCCAACAACGTCGATTTCAAACTCCGTGCAAGAGAGCTCCGCTGCTTGATCGGTCCGAATGGGGCCGGGAAGTCCACCTTCTTCAAATGCGTCACCGGTCTCCAAACCCCGACTGAGGGCGAGGTCTACATGCGCGGTATAGAGACCACCCATTGGATACCGCATCAGATTGCCTCGCTCGGTGTCGGCATCAAGACACAGACGCCGAATGTCATGGACAGCCTGAGCGTGTTCGAGAACATCTGGCTTGCCGCCCGGCGGTTTCATGACGTCCAGGAAGCCAACCTGAAGACGCAGGAGATCATCGAGCGCCTCGCCTTGGGATCGATTGCGCGCGACGATCTGGGGCGGTTGGCGCACGGCGAACGGCAGCGCGTTGAGCTTGGCCTCGTGGCGGTCGGCGACCCCTGGTTGGTGCTGCTTGATGAACCTGCTGCCGGGATGAGTGCCGAGGACGTGGAACGCATGACCGGCATCATCCATGAGCTGAACAAGACCGCGGCGATCATCATCGTCGAGCACGACATGCAATTCATTCGCTCGATTGCCGACATGGTGACGGTTTTCCACCAGGGAGAAGTGTTGATGGAAGATCACGTAGATCGCGTCATGTCTGATCCCACGGTTCGCAACGTCTATCTTGGAAAGAAGAACTGA
- a CDS encoding branched-chain amino acid ABC transporter permease has protein sequence MQGSLSKDAITTILVTAVLIWVMPLMIGTYTLTVLIVYGMLGLSLGLIWGFGGILCFGQAAFFGLGAYTYAIAAINVGESTLPMILAVMVPAVFAALLGAMMFYGRLNDVYLGVITLVVTLILFKFINSTAGPQYVIGTARLGGFNGIPGFQTLNIPGRPDDYIWGDSYFYVCAVLLGAVYFLVSALLRSSFGRVAVGIRENETRMSLMGYDVRIRKTVLFAAGAAIAGLAGALFANWAEIVTPSLFSLGQSAEIIIWCIVGGLGTRFGPVLGAAGLAYLKFLLGQQSVIDNTLITGLILVLFVLFLPKGVVPALAGLWKVSFGRRPLGRIHQQRRMRNRERQNG, from the coding sequence ATGCAAGGGAGCCTTTCAAAAGACGCCATCACGACCATCCTTGTTACCGCAGTTCTGATCTGGGTCATGCCCCTGATGATTGGCACCTACACGCTGACGGTTCTGATCGTCTACGGGATGCTTGGGTTAAGTCTTGGCCTGATCTGGGGCTTCGGCGGCATCCTCTGCTTTGGCCAGGCCGCTTTTTTCGGGCTGGGCGCCTATACCTACGCCATTGCCGCCATCAATGTCGGTGAAAGCACGCTTCCGATGATCCTCGCAGTGATGGTTCCGGCGGTGTTTGCGGCTCTGCTTGGGGCGATGATGTTTTATGGGCGCCTGAATGACGTCTATCTCGGCGTCATCACTCTGGTCGTGACGCTGATCCTGTTCAAGTTCATCAACTCGACCGCCGGGCCGCAATACGTGATCGGGACCGCGCGTCTGGGTGGTTTCAACGGAATCCCGGGGTTCCAGACGCTGAACATCCCCGGACGCCCGGATGACTACATCTGGGGCGACAGTTACTTCTATGTCTGCGCCGTCCTTCTGGGCGCGGTCTACTTCCTCGTCTCTGCCTTGCTGAGGTCAAGCTTCGGCCGTGTCGCCGTCGGTATCCGTGAAAACGAAACCCGCATGTCTTTGATGGGATATGACGTGCGGATCAGGAAAACCGTCCTCTTCGCTGCGGGTGCAGCGATTGCCGGGCTGGCCGGGGCGCTTTTTGCGAACTGGGCTGAGATTGTCACGCCGAGCCTGTTTTCTCTTGGCCAATCTGCCGAGATCATCATCTGGTGCATCGTTGGTGGACTGGGTACCCGGTTCGGTCCGGTTCTTGGCGCGGCCGGGCTGGCTTATCTGAAATTTCTTCTGGGACAGCAGAGCGTCATCGACAACACGTTGATCACCGGCCTGATCCTGGTTCTTTTCGTTCTTTTCCTGCCCAAAGGCGTCGTCCCGGCGCTGGCGGGGCTATGGAAAGTGAGCTTTGGTCGCCGCCCCTTGGGACGCATTCACCAGCAACGGCGTATGAGAAACAGGGAGCGTCAGAATGGCTGA
- a CDS encoding ABC transporter permease subunit — protein MDLTVVILVEMLYAVASLILISAGLAVVFGMMKVINLAHGEFMMMGGYATITAVNLGVNIFIAMLVIAPIVVGLIGLVVERLVIRHLYGRLVDTMLATWGLSLFFIGLATMIFGNTTTGISTPIPGFAIGNYQVNGYNFFIIVVAILLLIGTLTILKATRAGLIARGTMQRSDMAAALGYSPDRIYMATFFCGSALSGLAGAVLAPLVGLVPTSGGAYIAKAFITVIAGGPSLIAGLFSSAGLFGVVNQVFTFAVSPVIGEVALLVAAVILLRLLPQGITGKFFKGKL, from the coding sequence ATGGATTTAACCGTCGTCATACTTGTCGAGATGCTTTACGCGGTTGCCTCGCTGATCCTCATCAGTGCCGGCCTCGCGGTCGTCTTCGGAATGATGAAAGTGATCAACCTTGCCCATGGCGAGTTCATGATGATGGGCGGGTACGCCACCATCACAGCCGTGAACCTCGGCGTGAACATCTTCATCGCCATGCTGGTGATCGCGCCGATTGTCGTCGGGCTTATCGGGCTCGTGGTCGAACGGCTGGTGATCCGTCATCTCTATGGGCGGCTTGTCGACACGATGCTCGCAACCTGGGGGTTGAGCCTGTTCTTCATCGGTCTGGCGACAATGATCTTTGGCAATACGACGACAGGGATCTCAACACCGATCCCCGGCTTTGCCATCGGAAATTATCAGGTTAACGGCTATAACTTCTTCATCATCGTGGTCGCGATCCTGCTGCTTATCGGGACGCTCACGATCCTGAAGGCGACACGCGCAGGTTTGATCGCGCGCGGTACGATGCAACGCTCTGACATGGCGGCGGCACTGGGCTACAGCCCGGACCGCATCTACATGGCAACCTTCTTCTGCGGCTCTGCCCTGTCCGGCTTGGCTGGCGCGGTCCTCGCGCCGCTAGTCGGGCTCGTCCCGACATCGGGCGGCGCCTATATCGCCAAGGCGTTCATCACGGTGATCGCGGGCGGGCCGTCGCTTATCGCGGGCCTGTTCTCCAGCGCGGGTCTCTTTGGCGTCGTCAACCAAGTCTTCACCTTCGCCGTCTCTCCGGTCATCGGCGAAGTTGCACTCCTCGTGGCCGCAGTCATCCTGCTGCGCCTTTTGCCACAGGGCATTACCGGCAAATTCTTCAAGGGGAAGCTGTGA
- a CDS encoding ABC transporter substrate-binding protein, with protein MSLNRRNFLASTAAIAGTSMLPRVALAADTIKLGSILDTSGIFDAYGKPMDMAMRLAVDEINASGGLLGKQVEVAAYDTQSDMALYSQYGQQLTRQDKVDVVHGGILSASREAIRQTMRKTKTLYFYNVLYEGGVCDRNIFINGVTPAQQVEALVPYAMSKSGKKVYILAADYNYGQITARWIQKFVADNGGETVGVDFFPLDVSDFGSTIAKIQSVGPDLVIAPLVGGAHLSFFRQWAAAGMKDRIPLASTTLGVGNEHKVLTPEEGNGIMVAYNYSQELDTPANAAFKEKWAAAYGDSNLIHEIAVSHYQGILTWAEAVRQAGSHERDAVIAALETGLSIDGPAGKITVDPKTHHAVLDVHLMEFENQGMKVIETLPQRQPVDTQAVCDLEANPNDNTQYEIQI; from the coding sequence ATGTCCCTGAACCGCCGAAACTTCTTGGCCAGCACAGCCGCCATCGCAGGCACCTCGATGCTGCCTCGCGTGGCCCTTGCCGCCGACACGATCAAATTGGGGTCGATCCTCGACACCTCGGGCATATTCGATGCCTACGGCAAGCCAATGGATATGGCGATGCGCCTGGCCGTTGACGAAATCAACGCGTCTGGCGGCCTTCTGGGTAAGCAGGTCGAGGTTGCGGCCTATGATACGCAATCTGACATGGCGCTCTATTCTCAATACGGTCAGCAACTGACCCGCCAGGACAAGGTCGATGTTGTGCATGGCGGCATCCTGTCCGCCTCGCGCGAGGCGATCCGCCAGACAATGCGCAAGACGAAGACGCTCTATTTCTACAACGTGCTCTACGAGGGCGGTGTCTGTGACCGCAACATCTTCATCAATGGAGTGACACCTGCGCAGCAGGTCGAGGCCCTCGTTCCCTACGCGATGAGCAAATCTGGCAAGAAGGTCTACATCCTCGCTGCTGACTACAACTACGGTCAGATCACCGCGCGCTGGATCCAGAAATTCGTGGCTGACAACGGTGGTGAGACTGTCGGTGTCGATTTCTTCCCGCTGGATGTGAGCGATTTCGGCTCAACCATCGCCAAGATTCAATCGGTTGGTCCCGATCTCGTCATTGCACCGCTCGTCGGGGGTGCGCACCTGTCGTTCTTCCGTCAGTGGGCTGCCGCCGGCATGAAAGACCGCATCCCTCTGGCATCGACCACGCTTGGCGTCGGCAACGAGCATAAGGTTCTGACCCCGGAAGAGGGCAATGGGATCATGGTGGCCTACAACTACAGCCAGGAGCTCGACACTCCCGCGAACGCCGCCTTCAAGGAGAAATGGGCAGCCGCCTATGGTGACAGCAACCTGATCCACGAGATCGCCGTATCGCATTATCAGGGCATTCTGACCTGGGCCGAAGCCGTCCGCCAGGCAGGGTCGCACGAACGCGACGCCGTGATTGCAGCCCTTGAGACAGGTCTGTCGATCGATGGTCCTGCTGGGAAAATTACGGTCGATCCGAAGACACACCATGCCGTTCTCGATGTGCATCTCATGGAATTCGAAAACCAGGGCATGAAAGTGATTGAAACACTGCCACAGCGACAGCCGGTCGACACTCAGGCCGTCTGCGATCTGGAGGCCAATCCGAACGACAATACCCAGTACGAAATCCAAATCTGA
- a CDS encoding flotillin family protein has protein sequence MLWVVLLVLLVIVALVAIWFLQRYYAKATLDTALVRTGFGGSRVVTDGGCLSLPILHQVQKVSMGALTFGINREGRDAVLTRDKMRADVQFEFELRVAPTKEGISTAAQALGSRIARGGDTVKDVFAGSLVDAIQRAAAVRTLEEIHLDRSGFSDDVARAIDTQASKFGLTLVSASLLAVDQSDLSQWNENNAFNAQGMRQLAELVADQRKARIRIETEAEVAVRESHLAQHQRQLELQRAEREAEIALQEHLAKLEADAKSREDRARDEAKLASETTRIENEKRVKATQVESDEALRKAEMAAIRTLEEEKINNDIQIAKKRAEEAEARAEEEEARAKVILAAESVQAQKERAIAEREREIAHLKQEKELSLEGAKVKRDVETLLEKAKADAAAKTKASEAERVRMEAEAAGRIALNQAENTLGDAVIRMRLEERKLDRLPEIMTQMMKPVEKIDSIRINQISGAGGSNGAGEGVDGAFGAAMDQILGMAVRLPAMKQMGEEIGLDFDANLAGRTADYANRIKDKPKTEK, from the coding sequence TTGCTCTGGGTTGTCCTGCTGGTTCTGCTGGTAATCGTCGCTCTGGTCGCGATCTGGTTTCTTCAACGCTACTACGCGAAAGCTACTCTGGATACGGCGCTGGTCAGAACCGGCTTCGGCGGATCGCGTGTCGTAACGGACGGCGGGTGCCTGTCCCTGCCGATCCTGCACCAGGTTCAGAAAGTCTCAATGGGGGCGCTGACCTTTGGCATCAACCGCGAGGGGCGCGACGCCGTCCTGACGCGCGACAAGATGCGGGCCGATGTTCAGTTCGAGTTCGAGCTTCGCGTCGCACCGACCAAAGAAGGGATCTCGACGGCGGCTCAGGCGCTGGGTTCTCGGATCGCCCGTGGAGGTGACACGGTCAAGGACGTCTTCGCTGGCTCGCTCGTGGATGCGATCCAGCGCGCGGCGGCGGTTCGGACCTTAGAAGAAATTCACCTCGATCGTTCCGGTTTTTCCGACGATGTGGCTAGGGCAATTGATACCCAGGCTTCCAAGTTCGGGCTGACCCTGGTGTCGGCCTCCTTGCTGGCTGTCGATCAAAGCGATCTGAGCCAATGGAACGAAAATAATGCCTTCAACGCGCAAGGCATGCGTCAACTGGCCGAACTTGTCGCGGATCAACGCAAGGCGCGCATCCGCATTGAAACCGAGGCCGAGGTCGCCGTGCGTGAAAGCCACCTGGCGCAACATCAGCGGCAACTCGAACTGCAGCGTGCAGAACGTGAAGCAGAGATCGCCCTGCAAGAGCATCTGGCAAAGCTTGAGGCGGACGCCAAGTCCCGCGAAGACCGCGCCCGCGATGAAGCAAAACTCGCAAGCGAGACCACTCGGATCGAAAACGAGAAACGGGTGAAAGCGACGCAGGTGGAAAGTGACGAGGCGCTGCGCAAGGCCGAGATGGCAGCCATCCGGACGCTCGAAGAAGAGAAGATCAACAACGACATTCAAATTGCCAAGAAGCGCGCGGAGGAGGCCGAAGCCCGTGCCGAAGAGGAAGAGGCCAGAGCAAAGGTCATCCTCGCGGCCGAAAGCGTGCAGGCCCAGAAGGAACGTGCCATCGCCGAACGCGAGCGCGAGATCGCCCACCTGAAACAGGAGAAAGAGCTTTCGCTCGAAGGGGCCAAGGTCAAGCGGGATGTGGAGACGCTTCTGGAGAAGGCCAAGGCTGATGCCGCCGCTAAGACCAAGGCGAGCGAGGCAGAGCGCGTCCGGATGGAAGCGGAAGCCGCCGGTCGCATCGCACTGAACCAGGCCGAGAATACGCTTGGCGATGCGGTGATCCGGATGCGCCTGGAAGAGCGCAAGCTGGACCGCCTGCCGGAAATCATGACGCAGATGATGAAGCCGGTCGAAAAAATCGACTCTATCCGGATCAACCAGATTTCCGGCGCGGGTGGAAGCAATGGCGCCGGAGAAGGGGTCGATGGCGCATTCGGTGCCGCCATGGATCAGATCCTCGGAATGGCCGTGCGCCTGCCTGCGATGAAGCAGATGGGCGAGGAAATCGGACTGGATTTCGATGCCAACCTCGCCGGTCGCACTGCCGACTATGCAAACCGCATCAAAGACAAACCCAAGACCGAGAAGTGA
- a CDS encoding substrate-binding domain-containing protein, with translation MLPVVPTELEELRDNPVLRGNGTYRIALLIPLCGAAGLWAPSCISSAQVAVEELNRANGIDGRKVQLIMIDAAMEASISIEETVNDLIETNSIDAIVGMHISAIRQRLSKIVRQRIPYIYTPLYEGGERTDGLFAIGETPQEQLGPSMQHIQNEYRPRSWALIGNDYVWPRTSHSYAKGKLQEMSVGLAYEKYLPFGLKSMSMFVEEISRSGAEAVLISLVGQDAVAFNRAFGKANLHDRMVRLSCAIEENGLLGCGAQNSKRLFAASSYFGSLPTDANLAFKEKYFNVHGDQAPVLNALGQSTYEGVHFLAGLMQGHATVWREHSVSPALPVIHRSGRKLSSLNTSERAPIYLARADNLKFEVIKEL, from the coding sequence GTGTTACCAGTTGTTCCAACTGAACTTGAGGAGCTGCGGGATAATCCGGTGTTGCGCGGCAACGGTACCTATCGGATCGCCCTCCTTATTCCACTGTGTGGTGCGGCGGGTCTTTGGGCCCCTTCTTGCATCTCGAGCGCACAGGTCGCGGTCGAGGAACTGAACCGGGCAAATGGTATTGATGGCCGCAAGGTGCAACTCATCATGATCGATGCGGCCATGGAGGCGAGCATCTCGATCGAGGAAACCGTCAACGATCTGATCGAAACAAACTCTATCGATGCCATCGTCGGGATGCATATCAGTGCGATCCGGCAGCGTCTGAGCAAGATTGTCCGTCAACGCATCCCTTACATCTATACGCCTTTATACGAAGGCGGTGAACGCACGGACGGTTTGTTCGCCATTGGCGAAACCCCGCAAGAACAGCTCGGCCCATCGATGCAGCACATCCAGAATGAGTATCGGCCCCGAAGCTGGGCCCTGATCGGCAACGACTATGTCTGGCCAAGAACCTCGCATAGCTACGCGAAGGGCAAGCTTCAGGAAATGTCGGTCGGGTTGGCTTATGAGAAATACCTGCCGTTTGGCCTGAAGAGCATGAGCATGTTCGTCGAAGAGATCTCCCGCTCGGGTGCGGAAGCCGTGCTGATCTCGCTTGTCGGGCAGGATGCCGTCGCGTTCAACAGGGCTTTCGGCAAGGCAAACCTTCATGACCGGATGGTGCGATTGTCTTGTGCAATCGAGGAGAACGGCCTGCTGGGCTGCGGCGCGCAAAACAGCAAAAGATTGTTCGCCGCGTCCTCCTATTTCGGAAGTTTGCCGACAGATGCGAACCTGGCGTTTAAGGAAAAATATTTCAACGTACACGGGGATCAGGCGCCGGTTTTGAACGCGCTCGGGCAGTCGACCTACGAGGGGGTCCATTTCCTGGCAGGGCTGATGCAGGGGCATGCAACAGTCTGGCGGGAGCACAGTGTTTCTCCCGCGTTGCCGGTGATTCACCGAAGCGGTCGGAAGCTCTCCTCTTTGAACACGAGTGAACGGGCGCCGATCTACCTTGCGCGGGCTGATAATCTGAAATTTGAAGTCATTAAAGAGTTATAA
- a CDS encoding MarR family winged helix-turn-helix transcriptional regulator: protein METRENPIQDYLSYALAAAHRKMSASLNARLKKHGIQIEAWRILETLETDQRLTMGQLAEVVLMNPPTLTKLVDRLVSDGLVHRQVAQADHRQINVLPTALGKKRMLQVREEVQDQDAALESLIGKDDAGKLIELLRGIA, encoded by the coding sequence ATGGAAACGCGCGAAAACCCTATTCAGGACTATCTGTCGTATGCTTTGGCGGCGGCACATCGGAAAATGTCGGCATCCTTGAATGCCCGGCTTAAAAAACACGGCATTCAGATCGAAGCCTGGCGCATCCTTGAAACGCTGGAAACGGACCAACGGCTAACCATGGGGCAGCTGGCTGAAGTTGTGCTGATGAATCCCCCTACCCTGACCAAACTGGTGGACCGTCTGGTTTCGGATGGTCTTGTTCATCGTCAAGTCGCGCAGGCAGATCATCGACAGATCAACGTGCTGCCGACCGCGCTCGGAAAAAAGCGGATGCTGCAGGTTCGTGAGGAAGTGCAGGATCAAGACGCCGCACTCGAGTCCCTGATTGGCAAGGACGATGCGGGCAAGCTCATTGAACTCTTGCGTGGGATTGCGTGA
- a CDS encoding GNAT family N-acetyltransferase, producing MPDTVIVPARPSDPDAAILIRRHLDQMAAQSPEESCHALDGSGLEGPDVQFFLLRRDGQAIGMGALKRLADNTRELKSMHTLSEARGSGAGRAILEHLLKLARQENASGIYLETGSTPEFLPARKLYESYGFSECPPFGDYSEDPWSVFMHLDLQAAP from the coding sequence ATGCCTGATACCGTGATTGTACCGGCCCGTCCTTCGGATCCCGATGCGGCGATTCTGATCCGGCGCCACCTGGATCAGATGGCCGCGCAATCACCGGAAGAGAGCTGTCACGCGCTGGACGGCAGTGGTCTTGAAGGTCCGGACGTGCAGTTCTTCCTGCTGCGCCGCGATGGTCAGGCGATCGGTATGGGCGCGCTGAAGCGGCTGGCGGATAACACCCGTGAGTTGAAATCGATGCACACGCTCTCTGAGGCCCGCGGCAGTGGCGCGGGCAGGGCCATTCTGGAACATCTCCTGAAACTTGCCCGTCAGGAAAACGCCTCTGGCATTTACCTGGAGACCGGCTCTACCCCAGAGTTCCTCCCGGCGCGAAAGCTTTATGAAAGCTACGGATTTTCGGAGTGTCCGCCCTTTGGGGACTACAGTGAAGACCCCTGGTCCGTCTTTATGCATCTGGACCTGCAAGCCGCGCCTTGA
- a CDS encoding alpha/beta family hydrolase yields MDFLLNGDETGRTTILLAHGSGAAMDTPWMDTVAEGLDAQGFRVARFEFSYMSARRTGGSKRPPAKADTYAPEFLAAIDALGCDGPLIIGGKSMGGRVASLIAQDLYDAGRIKGMLCLGFPFHPPKKPGNRRGENLAEITCPTLICQGTRDPFGTREEVQEYDLSNAVTLHWLEDGDHDLKPRKRVTGKTLEGQLLKLAEQVKVWANSCF; encoded by the coding sequence ATGGATTTCCTGCTGAACGGAGACGAAACGGGGCGAACCACGATCCTTCTGGCCCATGGTTCTGGCGCAGCGATGGACACCCCTTGGATGGATACGGTTGCCGAAGGGCTGGACGCCCAAGGCTTCCGCGTCGCCCGCTTCGAGTTCAGCTACATGTCCGCCCGTCGCACTGGCGGCTCTAAGCGCCCACCGGCAAAGGCCGACACCTACGCGCCAGAATTTCTTGCCGCCATTGACGCGCTTGGCTGCGATGGTCCGCTGATCATTGGTGGGAAAAGTATGGGCGGCCGCGTGGCCAGCCTGATCGCTCAGGACCTTTATGACGCGGGGCGGATCAAAGGCATGCTGTGCCTCGGCTTCCCGTTCCATCCGCCGAAGAAGCCCGGCAATCGACGTGGCGAGAACCTTGCCGAGATCACCTGTCCAACCCTCATCTGCCAAGGCACCCGCGATCCATTCGGCACACGGGAAGAGGTGCAGGAATACGATCTGTCCAATGCCGTGACCCTGCACTGGCTGGAAGACGGCGATCACGACCTGAAGCCCCGTAAACGGGTGACCGGAAAGACGCTTGAGGGCCAACTCCTTAAGCTCGCGGAGCAAGTCAAGGTTTGGGCAAATTCCTGCTTCTGA
- a CDS encoding MYG1 family protein, whose protein sequence is MIISHLVTHNGGFHADELLSSVILTRLFPQAEVVRTRDAAWITPGEGKIIYDVGREYDAEAGIFDHHQRPNPLREDEQPYSSFGLIWKHYGLDYLRALGIPEADLEDIHASFEQSFVLPIDLIDNGAMNPSVAGPLTPLTLSVLLESLKPVFDNRSADADDKAFAEALPIARAFVEASINKKAAKRRAEAMVTKAIHDAGPSRILELPMGMPFRSAIEATGADHLLFVVAPRDNDWSIGGIRISGDSFEQRADLPAAWAGLTDEALEEASSVKGAKFCHNGRFIAVASSREAALKMAELAVEEAKRTGAAA, encoded by the coding sequence ATGATCATTTCCCACCTCGTCACCCACAATGGCGGTTTCCACGCGGACGAACTTCTTTCCTCGGTCATCCTGACCCGCCTGTTCCCGCAGGCGGAGGTGGTGCGCACCCGTGACGCCGCGTGGATCACCCCCGGTGAGGGCAAGATCATCTATGATGTGGGCCGCGAGTATGACGCTGAGGCGGGCATCTTTGATCACCACCAGCGCCCCAATCCCCTGCGTGAGGACGAACAGCCCTACAGTTCCTTCGGTCTGATCTGGAAGCATTACGGCCTTGACTATCTCCGCGCTTTGGGGATCCCCGAGGCCGATCTGGAAGACATCCACGCCAGCTTTGAGCAGAGCTTTGTCCTGCCCATCGATCTGATCGACAACGGCGCGATGAACCCTTCGGTCGCAGGTCCGCTGACGCCTTTGACCCTCTCGGTCCTGTTGGAAAGCCTGAAGCCCGTCTTCGACAACCGCAGCGCGGACGCGGACGATAAAGCCTTCGCAGAGGCGCTGCCGATCGCGCGGGCGTTTGTCGAGGCGTCGATCAACAAGAAAGCCGCCAAGCGTCGTGCCGAAGCCATGGTCACCAAGGCAATCCACGATGCTGGCCCCTCGCGTATTCTGGAATTGCCCATGGGCATGCCCTTCCGCTCGGCCATTGAGGCGACTGGGGCGGACCATCTGTTGTTCGTGGTGGCCCCCCGTGACAATGACTGGTCCATCGGCGGTATTCGCATCAGCGGTGACAGCTTTGAGCAACGCGCCGACCTGCCCGCCGCATGGGCCGGCCTGACCGACGAGGCATTGGAAGAAGCCAGCAGCGTCAAAGGCGCAAAGTTCTGTCACAACGGACGGTTCATCGCGGTTGCCAGCAGCCGTGAGGCAGCACTTAAGATGGCTGAACTCGCCGTCGAAGAGGCTAAGCGCACAGGCGCCGCAGCCTGA
- a CDS encoding ETC complex I subunit, with the protein MQARIYRPARNAMTSGMAKTRKWVLEFAPASAREVDPLMGWTSSADTQSQVRLRFDSKEEALEYAKDHGITAEVVEPKTRKTNIRPGGYGDNFATNRRGPWTH; encoded by the coding sequence ATGCAAGCGCGTATTTACCGGCCAGCGAGAAACGCCATGACCTCGGGCATGGCCAAGACGCGGAAATGGGTTCTGGAGTTTGCACCCGCAAGCGCCCGCGAGGTTGATCCTCTGATGGGCTGGACCTCCTCTGCCGATACCCAAAGCCAGGTCCGTCTGCGCTTTGACAGCAAGGAAGAGGCGCTGGAATACGCCAAGGATCATGGCATCACCGCCGAGGTGGTCGAACCGAAGACCCGCAAGACCAACATCCGCCCCGGCGGCTATGGCGATAACTTCGCCACCAACCGGCGCGGTCCTTGGACCCACTGA
- a CDS encoding PepSY-associated TM helix domain-containing protein has product MRKLIFWSHLTVGLMVALVVLMLSLTGLLLTYEAQITRWAQTPAVSEVGAKRLSADELAGIAAIETGGRATALRFAKDPDAPVAVQVGRNSTLFLDPFTGDLLPEQGAGVAAFFSTVEHVHRWFALSGDGRGLGRAVTGAANLGFLFLLASGLYLWWPRAWKWRMVRMNLWFRKGLPSSKARDYNWHHVFGFWALVPLLAIVVSGVVISYPWASDLVFRLYGEEPAALRRRAGQGASNAVAEISGLDLALLQASAAIPDWRRMEVALPVAEKIRITVDSGTGRQPTKQVTLTMDARDGAVLERSDFSDRSAGQQARVFLRFLHTGEIFGLLGQTLAGLAAAFALVMTYTGAALSYRRLIQPLLRRRRSRQPG; this is encoded by the coding sequence ATGCGGAAGCTTATTTTCTGGAGTCATTTGACGGTCGGCCTGATGGTTGCCCTTGTGGTGCTGATGCTGTCACTGACGGGGCTGTTGCTGACCTATGAGGCGCAGATCACCCGTTGGGCGCAGACACCCGCGGTGTCCGAAGTGGGCGCAAAGAGGCTGTCTGCGGATGAACTGGCAGGCATCGCCGCGATTGAAACAGGGGGGCGGGCGACAGCGCTTCGTTTTGCAAAAGATCCGGATGCCCCCGTGGCCGTGCAGGTCGGGCGAAATTCCACGCTGTTTCTTGATCCATTCACCGGCGATTTGCTGCCGGAACAGGGTGCGGGAGTCGCTGCATTCTTTTCCACGGTTGAACATGTGCACCGTTGGTTTGCGCTCTCTGGCGATGGGCGCGGTCTGGGCAGGGCGGTGACAGGGGCCGCGAACCTTGGCTTTCTGTTCCTTCTGGCCAGCGGCCTCTACCTTTGGTGGCCCCGGGCGTGGAAATGGCGGATGGTCCGCATGAACCTGTGGTTTCGCAAAGGCCTGCCTAGCAGCAAGGCCCGCGATTACAACTGGCACCATGTCTTCGGCTTCTGGGCGCTTGTGCCCCTGCTGGCGATTGTGGTGTCAGGCGTGGTGATCTCTTACCCCTGGGCCAGCGATCTTGTGTTCCGCCTTTATGGTGAAGAGCCGGCGGCGCTGCGTCGGCGGGCAGGGCAGGGCGCGTCGAACGCCGTGGCTGAGATCTCAGGTCTCGACCTGGCGCTGTTGCAGGCCAGCGCTGCCATTCCGGACTGGCGACGGATGGAGGTTGCGCTGCCGGTTGCAGAAAAAATCCGTATCACCGTTGACAGCGGCACCGGCCGCCAGCCGACAAAACAGGTGACGCTGACCATGGATGCCCGGGACGGGGCGGTATTGGAGCGCAGTGACTTCTCTGACCGCAGTGCGGGCCAGCAGGCACGGGTCTTCCTGCGGTTCCTGCACACCGGAGAGATTTTTGGCTTATTGGGGCAGACTTTGGCGGGATTGGCGGCCGCATTTGCCCTGGTGATGACCTATACCGGCGCGGCGCTCAGCTATCGCCGCCTGATCCAGCCGCTGTTGCGGCGCAGGCGCAGCAGGCAACCGGGTTAG